Proteins found in one Venturia canescens isolate UGA chromosome 8, ASM1945775v1, whole genome shotgun sequence genomic segment:
- the LOC122414815 gene encoding uncharacterized protein F54H12.2-like translates to MAFLHTHSRECLKSELELFSLPPTQTTIEGSNWVHYKPISSLTDDSPIEFVVPGQGDEYIDLAHTMLSLRVQIKTPSTSLQAEGSKNAPEELPEIAPVNNLLHSMFNQVDVYLNQKLVSPPNNAYAYRAYIETLLNYGPAAKKSHLTSVLWSDDTPGKMDDTSFKNNIGLRERAKLLSAGKTVDLIGHLHCDIFNQERFLLNGVEMRLRLVRARDSFCLMSSQPDISCGLNISEATLLVRRTKIAPGVLLSHARALAKTTAKYPLTRVEVKAISLHGGVHGETIDNIVLGQLPKRIIIGFVDNRAYNGNVQMNPFNFQNYKINYLSLYVDGAQVPSRPLQPDFTQNNLYIDAYHTLFSGTGIHFLNEGNSINRENYPKGYCLFAFDLTPDLSANTSSHWNLVKHGSVRIEVRFAEALASTVNCIVYAEYDNVLEIDASRQVIADFSG, encoded by the coding sequence AATTGGGTGCACTATAAGCCTATTTCCTCTCTAACAGATGATTCTCCGATAGAATTCGTCGTTCCCGGACAAGGTGATGAGTACATCGATCTCGCTCATACCATGTTAAGTCTtcgtgtgcaaataaaaactcCATCTACCTCTTTGCAAGCTGAAGGATCGAAAAATGCGCCCGAGGAATTACCAGAAATTGCCCCTGTAAACAATTTACTACACTCCATGTTTAATCAAGTGGATGTGTATTTAAATCAAAAACTCGTTTCACCACCGAATAACGCTTATGCATACCGTGCTTACATAGAAACATTGTTAAATTATGGGCCTGCGGCCAAAAAATCTCACTTGACTTCCGTTTTATGGAGTGATGATACTCCAGGGAAAATGGATGatacgagttttaaaaataatatcgggTTGCGAGAAAGAGCAAAACTACTATCAGCTGGAAAAACAGTCGATTTAATTGGACATTTACATTGtgatattttcaatcaagaacGTTTCCTTTTAAATGGTGTAGAAATGCGTCTGCGACTTGTGAGAGCAAGAGACTCGTTTTGTCTAATGAGCTCTCAACCGGATATTTCATGTGGCTTGAATATAAGCGAAGCTACATTATTAGTAAGACGAACAAAAATTGCACCAGGAGTTTTACTCTCTCATGCTCGTGCATTGGCAAAAACAACAGCAAAATACCCTCTTACACGCGTTGAAGTTAAAGCCATTTCGCTACATGGAGGAGTGCATGGAGAAACGATTGACAACATCGTGCTTGGGCAACTTCCAAAACGAATCATAATCGGATTTGTCGATAATCGAGCATATAATGGAAACGTTCAAATGAatccgttcaattttcaaaactataAAATCAATTACCTCTCATTATATGTGGATGGGGCGCAAGTACCTTCTCGACCTCTGCAACCTGATTTCACCCAAAATAATCTTTACATTGATGCCTAtcatacattattttctggtacaggaatacattttttgaacGAGGGTAACTCAATCAATCGAGAAAATTATCCAAAGGGTTATTGTCTCTTCGCATTTGACTTGACACCTGATCTTTCCGCGAATACCAGTTCGCATTGGAATTTAGTGAAACATGGAAGTGTGAGAATCGAGGTACGATTTGCCGAGGCACTCGCTTCTACTGTAAATTGTATAGTATATGCAGAATATGATAATGTTCTGGAGATCGATGCCTCGCGTCAAGTAATTGCTGACTTCAGCGGTTGA